A window of the Ardenticatenales bacterium genome harbors these coding sequences:
- the sdhC gene encoding succinate dehydrogenase, cytochrome b556 subunit, with translation MSSLKLTVVESIRYRGNIGQWSWISHRISGLAILSFLVIHVWDTANATFWPEMYGYTVEVFKWLPFSVGEIGLMAAILFHAFNGIRISLLDFKPAWWKYQEQTARFVWGLFAVAFVPLGYLMLRSTISHCRELSAEGLSCMTFPVPTGVNANGTVLGIAIGVLVVGVILWFVLRRPPANAGDRPRRPAGGSTLERYGFLFMRLSGISLLLLAVGHMVLQHIFRDVHNLTLQVVADAWRSWGWRAYDLFLLAFAATHGLNGFRNVLEDYVHDEAKVRGINRALAIFLIITIIWSAIAIFSFQPTAVMAQVP, from the coding sequence ATGTCATCATTGAAGCTCACAGTCGTGGAGAGCATCCGTTACCGTGGGAACATAGGCCAATGGAGTTGGATTTCACACCGCATTTCCGGCCTGGCAATCCTCTCCTTCCTCGTCATTCATGTCTGGGACACAGCCAACGCCACCTTCTGGCCCGAGATGTACGGCTATACCGTGGAAGTCTTCAAATGGCTGCCTTTCAGCGTCGGTGAAATCGGCCTTATGGCCGCTATCCTGTTTCACGCCTTCAACGGCATTCGCATTAGCCTGCTCGACTTCAAGCCCGCCTGGTGGAAATATCAGGAACAAACCGCCCGCTTCGTCTGGGGGCTGTTTGCTGTTGCCTTCGTGCCGTTGGGCTACCTGATGCTCCGCTCCACCATCAGCCACTGCCGCGAACTATCCGCGGAGGGCCTCAGCTGCATGACCTTCCCCGTGCCTACGGGCGTTAACGCCAACGGCACGGTTTTGGGCATCGCCATTGGCGTCCTCGTCGTCGGCGTAATTCTGTGGTTTGTGCTGCGGCGGCCACCGGCCAACGCCGGCGACCGTCCTCGTCGTCCGGCGGGCGGGTCCACCCTGGAACGCTACGGCTTCCTCTTTATGCGCCTCTCCGGTATTTCGCTGCTGCTGCTGGCCGTCGGTCACATGGTTTTGCAACACATTTTCCGCGACGTGCATAATCTGACGCTGCAAGTTGTCGCCGATGCATGGCGCTCCTGGGGCTGGCGCGCCTATGACCTGTTTCTGCTGGCCTTCGCCGCCACACATGGCCTCAACGGTTTCCGCAACGTGCTGGAAGATTACGTTCACGATGAAGCCAAAGTGCGCGGCATCAATCGCGCGCTGGCTATTTTCCTGATCATTACCATTATCTGGTCGGCTATCGCCATCTTCAGCTTCCAGCCGACTGCCGTTATGGCCCAGGTCCCCTGA
- a CDS encoding response regulator: MNAYYHSAASETILIVDDHEANRMLLASQLQLEGYRTIQASDGQEGVNLAETERPDLILLDVMMPVMNGFQVCSQLKSQSETAVIPIIMVTALRDVQYRIKGIEVGADEFLYRPHHREELLVRVRSLIQLKHTRQRLEQERNRLQLLYTIGQAINTQLNLEQMMADIIVHTQQAVEAEKGNIILLNDKGQVTHKIMVRAGKKAEISHQASPTVMRQGLAGWLVRHNRGEIIPDVAVDKRWITLPDDTEQVGSAIGVPLSRAARRVVGVLILVHSRRNYFQPEHLSLLETIGNQLTAAIENAYLFAEISEQRQKLEALLAQSSDAIITTDERGRIALVNHAAESLFTLNGREIAGRLVQDVPHLKSILSLFNNGRLSSKGEITLSDEKTLHASVSAIPEVGYVAVMQDITELKRLEAQRLQQERSEKIKVKETFSRYMGPGLLEHVLSKEPSLLGRRERRQAVVMFADLRDSTRMIVDVEADQAIKVLNEHFTHMTEIVYEYNGTIFDLAGDELMIGFNVPFDQPDAVRRAVLTALRMQRIFDRLRQKWYEQVGTELGLGIGIDQGEVVVGNVGAETRMNFAMVGEAVNTAHRLVDLAGDGQIIISQSIYDAISPSPASLFNLVEFTPMGPTALKGKSRAQELYIAHSVRTPLQ; the protein is encoded by the coding sequence ATGAATGCCTATTATCATTCCGCAGCGTCAGAGACTATCCTAATCGTAGATGATCACGAAGCCAACCGAATGCTCCTGGCCTCCCAATTGCAGCTTGAAGGATACCGCACTATCCAGGCCAGCGACGGGCAGGAAGGCGTGAACCTGGCGGAAACGGAACGCCCTGACTTGATTCTGCTCGACGTGATGATGCCCGTGATGAACGGATTTCAGGTTTGCAGCCAGCTCAAAAGCCAATCCGAAACCGCCGTCATTCCCATTATCATGGTCACGGCACTGCGGGACGTGCAGTACCGCATCAAAGGTATTGAAGTCGGGGCCGACGAGTTCCTTTACCGTCCCCACCATCGAGAAGAGTTGTTGGTCCGCGTGCGTTCGCTCATCCAGCTCAAACATACGCGGCAGCGGCTGGAGCAAGAACGAAATCGCCTGCAACTGTTGTACACCATTGGCCAGGCCATCAATACCCAATTGAACCTGGAGCAAATGATGGCTGACATCATTGTACATACGCAGCAAGCCGTGGAAGCGGAAAAGGGGAATATCATTCTCCTGAACGACAAGGGACAGGTAACACACAAAATTATGGTGCGGGCGGGTAAGAAGGCGGAAATATCCCATCAGGCTTCTCCTACCGTTATGCGACAGGGGCTGGCGGGTTGGCTGGTGCGGCACAATCGTGGTGAGATCATTCCCGATGTAGCCGTAGACAAACGTTGGATAACGTTGCCGGATGACACGGAACAAGTCGGTTCGGCCATCGGTGTGCCGCTCTCTCGTGCCGCCCGCAGAGTGGTGGGTGTGTTGATCCTGGTACACAGTCGGCGGAATTATTTCCAGCCGGAACATCTCTCGCTGTTGGAGACTATTGGTAACCAGTTGACGGCGGCCATTGAGAATGCCTATCTGTTTGCCGAAATCAGTGAACAACGGCAGAAGTTGGAGGCGTTGTTGGCGCAATCTTCCGATGCCATCATCACGACGGATGAGCGCGGACGTATCGCGCTAGTCAACCATGCCGCGGAGTCTTTGTTTACCTTGAATGGGCGGGAAATTGCCGGCAGGCTCGTACAAGACGTGCCCCATCTCAAATCCATTCTCTCCCTCTTCAACAACGGACGGCTCTCCTCCAAAGGCGAAATTACCCTTTCCGACGAGAAAACATTGCACGCCAGTGTCTCCGCAATCCCGGAAGTGGGCTATGTAGCCGTGATGCAGGACATTACTGAGCTGAAAAGATTGGAAGCGCAGCGACTACAGCAAGAACGCAGCGAAAAAATCAAGGTCAAGGAAACCTTCTCCCGCTACATGGGACCGGGTCTATTGGAACACGTACTCTCCAAAGAACCCAGCCTGCTGGGGCGACGCGAACGGCGGCAGGCAGTGGTTATGTTTGCCGACCTGCGCGATTCTACGCGCATGATCGTCGATGTCGAAGCCGACCAGGCGATTAAAGTATTGAATGAGCATTTCACGCACATGACGGAGATCGTTTACGAATACAACGGCACCATTTTTGACCTGGCCGGCGATGAACTGATGATAGGTTTCAATGTTCCGTTCGATCAGCCTGACGCCGTGCGGCGCGCTGTACTCACGGCATTACGAATGCAGCGAATATTCGACCGATTACGGCAGAAATGGTATGAGCAAGTCGGCACGGAACTGGGGTTGGGCATTGGCATTGACCAGGGCGAGGTTGTTGTCGGAAACGTGGGCGCGGAAACGCGCATGAACTTTGCCATGGTGGGGGAGGCGGTGAACACAGCGCACCGGCTGGTAGACCTGGCCGGCGACGGGCAAATCATCATATCGCAGAGTATCTACGATGCCATCAGCCCGTCGCCAGCCTCGTTATTCAACCTGGTCGAATTCACACCCATGGGGCCAACGGCGCTCAAAGGCAAATCGCGCGCGCAAGAACTTTACATAGCCCACAGCGTCCGCACTCCGCTGCAATAA
- a CDS encoding DNA replication/repair protein RecF: MTFPDSTYMYLSHLSLTNFRNYGRLELDFNAGPVLLYGRNAQGKTNLLEAVYYLATTRSPHADTDQQLLNWTANETEDVVVVGRLAAQVVTNAGTKHLEMRLIKEQKNRNGSSFRREALVNRRKVRLMDLIGNLRATLFLPEDLQLVTGPPASRRRYADITLCQVDPIYCRNLAAYNKVLEQRNALLRQINESGGGRDVLPIFTDRLVKLGSHIFARRAILFAYLAHAAQRIHYEDLTNRLETIRLNYLPRLEDAQPGRSREENDAVADMITIADWLRTQPEGKQEAIIDRYQRAIETSVDQDIARGSTSLGPHRDDWFFQVNGRPLSSYGSRGQQRSAMLALKLAEIGWMKEQTGETPILLLDEVAAELDARRRELLLEVTQKASQAILTTTDPGMFAGTFLQQAQTLHVSNGRVTHDAPLRNGN; encoded by the coding sequence TTGACTTTCCCCGATTCCACGTATATGTATCTCTCGCATTTATCGCTGACGAATTTTCGCAATTATGGCCGACTAGAACTTGACTTCAATGCGGGTCCGGTTTTGTTGTATGGGCGGAATGCGCAAGGGAAGACGAATTTGTTGGAGGCGGTTTATTATCTGGCAACGACGCGCTCGCCGCACGCGGATACTGATCAACAGTTGTTGAACTGGACGGCGAATGAGACGGAGGATGTGGTCGTGGTGGGGAGATTGGCGGCGCAGGTGGTGACAAATGCCGGCACAAAACACCTGGAAATGCGCCTCATCAAAGAGCAAAAAAACCGCAATGGCAGTAGTTTTCGCCGCGAAGCACTCGTCAACCGGCGCAAAGTGCGCCTGATGGACCTGATTGGCAACCTGCGCGCCACCCTCTTTTTGCCAGAAGACCTCCAACTCGTGACCGGTCCTCCCGCCAGCCGCCGCCGCTACGCAGACATCACGCTTTGCCAGGTGGATCCCATTTACTGCCGCAACCTGGCCGCCTACAACAAAGTCCTGGAACAACGCAACGCCCTCCTGCGCCAGATCAACGAAAGCGGCGGCGGGCGAGATGTGCTGCCCATCTTCACGGACAGATTGGTCAAACTGGGTAGCCACATATTTGCGCGGCGGGCCATCCTTTTCGCCTATCTTGCCCATGCCGCGCAGCGCATTCATTACGAAGATTTGACCAATCGCCTGGAAACGATCCGCCTCAATTATTTGCCGCGCTTGGAAGATGCGCAACCTGGTCGCAGCCGTGAAGAAAATGACGCCGTGGCGGACATGATCACGATAGCCGATTGGCTGCGCACACAGCCCGAAGGAAAGCAGGAAGCCATCATCGACCGCTATCAGCGCGCCATTGAAACGAGCGTGGATCAGGATATTGCGCGTGGCAGCACCAGTCTCGGTCCACACCGCGACGACTGGTTCTTCCAGGTGAATGGCCGCCCCCTTTCCAGCTATGGCTCCCGCGGCCAGCAGCGCAGCGCCATGCTGGCGCTGAAACTGGCGGAAATCGGCTGGATGAAGGAGCAGACGGGCGAGACGCCGATTTTGCTGTTGGATGAGGTAGCGGCGGAATTGGATGCGCGGCGGCGGGAACTTCTGCTGGAAGTGACGCAAAAGGCCAGCCAGGCGATCTTGACAACGACGGATCCAGGGATGTTTGCCGGCACTTTCCTGCAACAAGCCCAAACATTACATGTATCCAACGGGCGCGTCACCCACGACGCGCCACTTAGGAACGGAAATTAA
- a CDS encoding sulfatase, translating into MNQPDIIFIVLDTQRADRLGCYGYHRPLTPHLDAFAAQSVLFEQAISAAQWTIPSHASMFTGLYPTAHQVTQSNQSLPPDRPHLAEVLQAAGYQTVGFCNNPLVGILDNGFKRGFHTFYNYGGAIPTVPRSSSRFPWPFNIAAEWYTQFLRRISYPIQNFFGQSDLAFSVSLNTWLTPLWSRLARFKGQNERSVQDVAWFLRQRERSQSSQPLFLFLNLMETHLPFWPPQSFIDQVAPTLRTNREARAILHAWNREAYRWAAPLSQPLDELEARVLNDMYDAEVAYQDHYLGQLFDALAERSQRENTMTLVVADHGDSLGEHGYFGHAFVAYQELVHVPMLLHWPAQMAPTRVATPVSTRRVYHTLLDAAGILPDIPQLDPGEIHNLSLKQTIRGQDPEQGVAYADVYPPLNFVRAIEHRQPELLEPFRCLARRQAIVQDDMKLIQVDGQPDELFQLQHDPLELHNRLAHMPTEADQLARMLNRVARRVENQRDQLTAGALLQMDDDKLLQRLRGLGYIE; encoded by the coding sequence ATGAACCAACCTGACATCATTTTCATTGTACTTGACACCCAGCGCGCCGACCGCCTCGGCTGTTACGGTTATCATCGGCCTCTCACCCCCCACCTGGATGCCTTCGCCGCCCAGAGCGTCCTCTTCGAACAGGCCATTTCCGCCGCCCAATGGACTATCCCCAGCCATGCCTCCATGTTCACCGGCCTCTACCCCACCGCGCACCAGGTAACCCAATCCAACCAGAGCCTCCCCCCAGATCGTCCCCATCTGGCCGAAGTGCTGCAAGCAGCCGGCTACCAAACCGTTGGCTTCTGCAACAATCCGTTGGTGGGCATCCTGGACAACGGCTTCAAGCGCGGCTTCCACACCTTCTACAATTATGGGGGGGCCATTCCCACCGTACCCCGCAGCTCCAGCCGCTTCCCCTGGCCTTTCAATATCGCCGCCGAATGGTACACGCAGTTCCTGCGCCGCATCTCCTACCCCATCCAGAACTTCTTCGGACAATCGGACCTTGCCTTTAGCGTATCCTTAAACACCTGGCTCACACCACTCTGGTCACGGTTGGCCCGTTTCAAGGGGCAAAACGAACGCTCCGTACAGGATGTAGCCTGGTTTTTGCGCCAACGGGAGCGCAGCCAATCATCCCAGCCGCTTTTCCTCTTCCTCAACTTGATGGAAACGCATTTGCCCTTCTGGCCTCCGCAGTCGTTTATTGACCAGGTGGCGCCCACGCTGCGCACCAACCGCGAAGCCCGCGCCATTCTGCATGCCTGGAACCGGGAAGCATATCGCTGGGCCGCGCCATTGTCCCAACCATTGGACGAACTGGAGGCTCGGGTTCTCAACGATATGTACGACGCGGAAGTGGCTTATCAGGACCATTACCTGGGGCAACTGTTCGATGCGCTCGCGGAGCGGAGCCAACGAGAAAACACGATGACGCTGGTCGTGGCCGATCACGGAGACAGCCTGGGAGAGCATGGATATTTCGGGCACGCTTTTGTCGCCTACCAGGAGTTGGTGCATGTGCCCATGCTGCTGCATTGGCCGGCGCAGATGGCCCCCACCCGCGTCGCCACCCCCGTGAGCACGCGCCGCGTCTACCACACTTTATTGGACGCTGCCGGCATTCTCCCCGACATCCCCCAACTCGACCCAGGCGAAATCCACAACCTCTCCCTTAAACAAACCATTCGCGGCCAGGACCCCGAACAAGGCGTTGCCTACGCCGATGTCTACCCGCCGCTGAACTTCGTGCGCGCTATCGAACATCGCCAGCCGGAACTCCTGGAGCCATTCCGCTGCCTGGCGCGGCGGCAAGCCATAGTTCAGGACGACATGAAGCTGATTCAGGTAGACGGCCAGCCAGACGAGTTGTTTCAACTCCAACACGATCCTCTGGAATTGCACAACCGCCTGGCGCACATGCCCACGGAAGCGGATCAACTGGCGCGGATGCTCAACCGCGTCGCCCGCCGCGTGGAAAACCAGCGGGACCAACTGACCGCCGGCGCGCTGTTACAGATGGACGACGATAAGCTTTTGCAGCGCCTGCGGGGATTGGGTTATATTGAGTGA
- the lgt gene encoding prolipoprotein diacylglyceryl transferase: MLDFLKIDPVAFTIPIGNGFPVYWYGIIITVGIVLGAWWAGREIEKRGQSVDDLYNGLLLVVLFGYLFARLWYVFQDAIIAGNRAAYTSFLDVINIRAGGANILGGFVGAALVGFLYIRWRKLNFWDYADVAGPALLLAQAIGRWGNFINQELYGPPTKLPWGILIDNRIPPYNDLALYPPDTRFHPTFLYESIWLFIGFFLLTYLNRRFRGQWKAGTLFGAFLIWWGGGRAWIELFRPDQPAIGNSLITYSMLLALGLAVVGALIIMGRYGKLALAPRRKPRVRKPKPRRQQSR, translated from the coding sequence ATGCTCGATTTTTTGAAAATTGATCCGGTGGCTTTTACCATTCCTATTGGCAACGGGTTCCCCGTCTACTGGTACGGCATCATCATCACCGTCGGCATTGTGCTGGGTGCGTGGTGGGCCGGGCGCGAAATTGAGAAGCGCGGGCAGAGCGTTGATGATCTGTACAACGGGCTGCTGCTGGTGGTTCTGTTTGGCTACCTGTTTGCGCGCTTGTGGTACGTGTTTCAGGATGCAATTATTGCCGGCAATCGCGCCGCCTACACCTCCTTCCTGGACGTCATCAACATCCGCGCCGGCGGGGCCAACATCCTCGGCGGCTTCGTGGGCGCCGCCCTTGTCGGTTTCCTCTACATCCGCTGGCGCAAACTCAACTTCTGGGACTACGCCGACGTAGCCGGACCCGCGCTGCTGTTGGCACAAGCCATCGGTCGCTGGGGCAACTTCATCAATCAGGAACTCTACGGCCCTCCCACCAAACTCCCCTGGGGCATCCTGATTGACAACCGCATTCCCCCGTACAATGACCTTGCCCTCTACCCGCCGGATACTCGTTTTCATCCCACTTTTCTCTACGAATCCATCTGGCTGTTCATCGGCTTCTTCTTGCTCACCTATCTCAACCGCCGTTTCCGCGGCCAGTGGAAGGCGGGTACACTTTTTGGCGCCTTTCTGATCTGGTGGGGTGGCGGGCGCGCCTGGATCGAACTGTTCCGCCCCGACCAACCCGCCATCGGCAACAGCCTGATCACCTACTCCATGCTGCTGGCGTTAGGTCTGGCCGTCGTCGGCGCGCTCATAATCATGGGCCGCTACGGCAAGCTGGCGCTGGCACCACGACGCAAACCGCGCGTGCGCAAACCTAAGCCACGACGGCAGCAATCTCGTTAG
- the guaB gene encoding IMP dehydrogenase has protein sequence MTIEEKFNTLALTFDDVLLAPGPSSVLPSEVDLSTRLAGNLHLNIPILSAAMDTVTEGKMAISLARLGGVGVIHRNLSAGEQADEVDKVKRSEAGMIVDPITLPPTATLADAEAIMSRYHISGVPITDENGRLVGILTNRDTRFVTPGAQPVADFMTAHNLITAPVGTSLENAKEILHRHRIEKLPLVDNEGRLKGLITVKDILKKIDYPLAVTDDNGRLLCAAAVGVGEKGLERMEGLVHAGVDAVVIDTAHGHARSVIDTLAEAKRRYPSVPVIAGNVATTQGTRDLIAAGADAVKIGIGAGSICTTRIISGVGVPQIHAVFECAAEAHRQNIPAIADGGIKYSGDIVKALAAGADAVMLGSLLAGLEESPGEIIHYEGRRYKVYRGMGSLGAMQGYGADRYGSGQASGERSKLVPEGIEGQVPYKGKLADVLYQMVGGVRAGMGYVGAGNLEELRQKAQFIRITNAGLMESHPHSIRIIQDAPNYQFRR, from the coding sequence ATGACGATTGAAGAGAAATTCAATACCCTGGCGCTGACGTTTGATGACGTTTTGTTAGCACCAGGGCCGTCTTCCGTATTGCCGTCGGAAGTCGACCTGAGTACGCGACTTGCCGGCAATTTACACCTCAACATCCCCATCCTCTCCGCCGCCATGGACACCGTCACCGAAGGCAAAATGGCTATCAGCCTGGCGCGGCTGGGCGGCGTGGGCGTCATCCACCGCAACCTCTCCGCCGGCGAACAGGCCGACGAGGTAGACAAAGTAAAACGCTCCGAAGCCGGCATGATTGTGGACCCCATCACGCTACCCCCGACCGCTACCCTGGCGGACGCGGAAGCCATCATGAGCCGCTACCACATCTCCGGCGTACCGATCACCGATGAAAACGGACGGCTGGTGGGCATCCTCACCAATCGTGACACTCGCTTCGTCACGCCTGGGGCGCAGCCCGTCGCCGACTTCATGACCGCCCACAACCTGATCACGGCTCCCGTGGGAACCAGCCTGGAAAACGCCAAAGAAATCCTGCACCGTCACCGCATCGAAAAACTCCCGCTGGTGGACAACGAGGGCCGCCTCAAGGGCTTGATCACGGTCAAGGACATTTTGAAGAAGATCGATTACCCCCTGGCGGTCACGGACGACAATGGGCGGCTGCTGTGCGCGGCAGCGGTGGGCGTGGGCGAGAAAGGGTTGGAGCGCATGGAGGGGCTGGTGCACGCCGGCGTGGACGCCGTGGTGATTGACACGGCGCACGGCCACGCCCGTTCGGTCATCGACACGCTGGCGGAAGCAAAACGCCGCTATCCGTCCGTGCCGGTGATTGCCGGCAATGTCGCCACCACGCAAGGCACACGCGATCTCATCGCCGCCGGCGCCGACGCCGTCAAAATTGGCATTGGCGCCGGCTCCATCTGCACCACCCGCATCATCTCCGGCGTCGGCGTACCCCAGATTCATGCCGTTTTTGAGTGCGCCGCCGAAGCCCACCGTCAAAACATCCCGGCCATCGCCGACGGCGGCATCAAGTACAGCGGCGACATTGTCAAAGCCCTGGCCGCCGGCGCGGATGCCGTCATGCTCGGCTCCCTCCTGGCCGGCCTGGAGGAAAGCCCGGGCGAGATCATCCACTACGAAGGCCGCCGCTACAAGGTGTATCGCGGCATGGGCAGCCTGGGCGCAATGCAGGGGTACGGCGCGGACCGCTATGGCAGTGGTCAGGCGTCGGGCGAACGCAGCAAACTGGTCCCCGAAGGAATTGAGGGGCAGGTTCCCTATAAAGGGAAGCTGGCGGATGTGCTGTATCAGATGGTGGGCGGCGTGCGTGCCGGCATGGGCTACGTCGGCGCGGGCAACCTGGAAGAACTGCGCCAAAAAGCCCAGTTTATTCGCATCACCAATGCCGGCCTCATGGAAAGCCACCCACACAGCATCCGCATCATCCAGGACGCGCCCAATTACCAGTTCCGACGTTGA
- a CDS encoding M42 family metallopeptidase → MNELIKKLVEAFGPSGFEDQMRQIIHPEIAPYADEVSVDALGNLIARKKGNGSGLKVMIAAHMDEIGVMITHITADGFLRFTNIGGVSPHTLLGGRVQFADGTVGVIHADRFEERDRLHPLHKYFIDVGATSREDCPVSVGAPAGFYRPLVIQGNRLSAKSMDDRIGCVVSIEALQRLANTPHDVYFVFSVQEEVGTRGAQTAANAISPDVGIALDVTLTGDVPEARPMAVRLGDGAAIKVKDSGMIAHSGLVRLMRRHAEAAQIPYQLEVLDGGTTDARPMQIAGPGCAAGCISIPCRYVHSPSETVDAGDVEQCVRLLVEILANPIDL, encoded by the coding sequence ATGAACGAACTGATCAAGAAACTCGTTGAAGCGTTTGGCCCCTCTGGTTTTGAAGACCAGATGCGCCAGATCATCCATCCCGAAATCGCCCCCTACGCCGACGAAGTCAGTGTGGACGCTCTGGGCAATTTGATTGCGCGCAAAAAGGGAAACGGCAGCGGCCTGAAGGTGATGATCGCCGCGCATATGGACGAGATTGGCGTGATGATCACGCACATCACCGCCGACGGCTTCCTCCGCTTCACCAACATCGGCGGCGTTTCTCCGCATACGCTGTTGGGCGGGCGCGTGCAGTTCGCCGATGGCACGGTGGGCGTTATCCACGCGGACCGCTTTGAGGAGCGGGACCGGTTGCACCCGCTGCATAAGTATTTCATTGACGTGGGTGCGACCAGCCGTGAGGATTGCCCCGTGAGTGTGGGCGCGCCCGCCGGCTTCTATCGCCCACTGGTGATTCAGGGCAACCGCCTTTCCGCCAAATCCATGGATGACCGCATCGGCTGCGTGGTGTCCATTGAGGCGCTGCAGCGGCTGGCGAACACGCCGCACGACGTTTACTTCGTCTTCAGCGTGCAGGAGGAAGTGGGCACGCGCGGAGCGCAAACGGCGGCGAATGCCATCAGCCCGGATGTGGGCATTGCCCTGGACGTAACCTTGACGGGAGACGTGCCGGAAGCGCGCCCGATGGCTGTGCGCCTGGGGGATGGCGCGGCTATCAAGGTGAAGGACAGCGGCATGATCGCCCACAGCGGCCTGGTGCGCTTGATGCGCCGGCACGCGGAGGCGGCGCAAATTCCGTACCAGTTGGAAGTGCTGGACGGGGGCACGACGGATGCCCGCCCGATGCAAATCGCCGGACCGGGCTGCGCCGCCGGCTGTATTTCCATCCCGTGTCGCTACGTGCATTCCCCCAGCGAAACGGTGGACGCGGGTGACGTGGAGCAGTGCGTGCGCTTGCTGGTGGAAATCCTCGCCAACCCGATTGACCTGTAA
- a CDS encoding DUF456 domain-containing protein: MLAYFFQSLTFGVTVGFMLLGVVGVIVPVFPGMLLVWLSLLGYAIFDGFHAIGWGLFLVLSLFALATGTADLWLPLVGAKATGASRRGMIYGTVGALAGFLIFNLPGAIIGYALGVVLGEYQRHGDWRQALRASMGGLAGMGVSTLIQLGASIIILVVFVWRVLSF, encoded by the coding sequence GTGTTAGCTTACTTTTTTCAATCACTTACGTTTGGCGTCACCGTTGGCTTTATGCTTCTGGGCGTCGTGGGTGTCATCGTGCCCGTCTTCCCCGGAATGCTCCTCGTCTGGCTAAGCCTGCTAGGCTACGCCATCTTTGATGGCTTCCACGCCATTGGGTGGGGGTTGTTCCTTGTCCTGTCCCTGTTCGCGCTGGCGACGGGCACCGCGGATCTGTGGCTGCCCCTGGTGGGCGCAAAGGCCACGGGTGCTTCGCGGCGGGGCATGATCTACGGTACGGTGGGCGCACTGGCCGGTTTCTTGATCTTCAACTTGCCGGGAGCCATAATCGGCTATGCGTTGGGGGTTGTGCTGGGCGAATACCAGCGACATGGTGATTGGCGGCAGGCGCTGCGGGCCAGCATGGGGGGATTGGCGGGCATGGGGGTTTCTACCTTAATCCAGTTGGGGGCCAGTATCATCATCCTGGTCGTGTTTGTATGGCGTGTTCTCAGCTTCTAG